The following are encoded in a window of Egibacteraceae bacterium genomic DNA:
- a CDS encoding S-layer homology domain-containing protein, whose translation HAGICAGGRPRGRSLPRSDGSYGPTVAVRRDQMASFLLRAAAFAAAEDLASQTLAFPDVGAGNPHFANVNGAAQAGLASGFADGTYGPGAGVRRDQMATFVVRLLAHLHGSD comes from the coding sequence GCACGCTGGGATCTGTGCGGGGGGCCGCCCGCGAGGGCGGTCCCTACCGCGATCCGATGGCAGCTACGGCCCGACCGTGGCGGTGCGCCGTGACCAGATGGCGTCGTTCCTGCTGCGCGCGGCGGCGTTCGCCGCAGCGGAGGACCTGGCGAGCCAGACCCTGGCGTTCCCCGACGTCGGTGCGGGCAACCCGCACTTCGCCAACGTCAACGGGGCGGCGCAGGCGGGGTTGGCCTCGGGGTTCGCCGATGGCACCTACGGGCCGGGTGCGGGGGTCCGCCGCGACCAGATGGCCACGTTCGTGGTCCGCCTCCTGGCCCACCTCCACGGCAGCGACTAA